The following are from one region of the Halorussus rarus genome:
- a CDS encoding DUF7532 family protein → MSLDPRIRRALREAGVPEETLREAADAAAADAERAADELESFFEDRETVYSDMDLTHSADEYPEHAVEYADLFTHSEDVRGWLRFDSWGVYVEGGRVLSDEVVELTLGPTIHDRVRFAADHEEL, encoded by the coding sequence ATGAGCCTCGACCCCCGCATCCGCCGGGCGCTCCGCGAGGCGGGCGTCCCCGAGGAGACGCTCCGGGAGGCCGCGGACGCCGCGGCCGCCGACGCGGAGCGCGCGGCCGACGAACTGGAATCGTTCTTCGAGGACCGCGAGACGGTGTACTCCGACATGGACCTGACCCACAGCGCCGACGAGTACCCCGAGCACGCCGTCGAGTACGCCGACCTGTTCACCCACAGCGAGGACGTCCGGGGCTGGCTCCGGTTCGACTCGTGGGGCGTCTACGTCGAGGGCGGCCGGGTGCTGAGCGACGAGGTGGTCGAACTGACGCTCGGCCCGACAATCCACGACCGGGTTCGGTTCGCCGCCGACCACGAGGAGCTATGA